The following coding sequences are from one Dermacentor silvarum isolate Dsil-2018 chromosome 4, BIME_Dsil_1.4, whole genome shotgun sequence window:
- the LOC119449315 gene encoding uncharacterized protein LOC119449315, with product MHPGERSYNYVCDFLSNRTVELSLAGGLTSARMNLGDRGTPQGAVLSPFLFNLVMSTLPASLDEIPGLRHTIYADDITLWTATGSDGQIEETLQRAADAVVHHATQAGLKCSESKSELLLLRPPDRRKIKHPPLPTIQVYVNGTALPQVNRMRILGLHVQTGQYNTTTLDRLTVAVTQTARLIARVSARRQGMREKELVQLIHAFVISRITYALPYLRLLRTEKDRVERLIRKVYKLALGLAPTTSTTHLLSLGLHNTLDELIEAHRTAQIRLRGSKTGRWILDRIGLTASPSGQDPICLPPPIRQRFIIKPLPKDMLAGHHDGRRQARAQALHETYASSTEAAYVDAARYTSQSKASPQAQCSN from the exons ATGCATCCGGGCGAGCGCTCGTACAATTACGTATGTGACTTCCTTTCAAACCGAACGGTAGAGCTCTCACTGGCCGGCGGCCTCACGTCCGCACGAATGAACCTCGGGGACAGAGGCACCCCTCAAGGGGCAGTCCTCTCCCCATTTCTTTTCAATCTGGTCATGAGTACACTTCCTGCCTCACTCGACGAGATCCCCGGCTTACgacacaccatctatgccgacgatattACACTGTGGACGGCCACGGGCTCGGACGGCCAGATTGAAGAGACCCTTCAACGTGCCGCCGACGCCGTCGTTCACCACGCAACGCAGGCAGGCCTCAAATGTTCGGAGAGCAAATCTGAACTCTTGCTGCTTAGACCTCCCGACCGCCGGAAGATCAAACACCCCCCTTTACCGACTATCCAAGTCTACGTAAATGGCACGGCCTTACCGCAAGTGAACCGCATGCGAATCCTCGGTCTTCACGTCCAAACAGGCCAATACAACACCACCACGCTCGACCGGCTGACCGTTGCGGTCACACAGACGGCTCGTCTCATCGCACGCGTGTCTGCCCGCCGGCAAGGCATGCGCGAAAAGGAACTTGTCCAACTCATTCACGCCttcgtgatatcgcgcatcacctACGCCCTACCGTACCTCCGCCTTTTACGCACCGAAAAGGACAGAGTCGAACGACTCATTCGCAAGGTCTACAAGCTAGCTCTAGGCCTTGCCCCCACCACCTCCACGACACATCTCCTGAGCCTCGGTCTTCACAACACCCTCGACGAATTGATTGAGGCACATCGCACTGCCCAAATACGTCTTCGCGGAAGCAAGACCGGCCGGTGGATCCTCGATCGCATCGGCCTCACTGCATCGCCCTCTGGCCAAGACCCGATTTGCCTACCTCCTCCGATACGACAACGCTTTATAATCAAACCACTACCGAAAGACATGCTGGCCGGCCACCACGACGGGCGTCGACAGGCGAGGGCACAGGCCCTGCACGAGACCTACGCCTCGAGCACAGAGGCAGCATATGTAGATGCGGCCCGTTACACTTCGCAGTCGaaagc gagccc